Proteins from one Agelaius phoeniceus isolate bAgePho1 chromosome 10, bAgePho1.hap1, whole genome shotgun sequence genomic window:
- the MRPL47 gene encoding large ribosomal subunit protein uL29m, with protein sequence MGGRGAMAAAAAMAALGRTLTAALRLPRARPGLPGMALNLYHKNPPKIETLHQVKFLHTTVSRRGLEEFFDDPGNWGEKTVKSGDSWNIKQLRGKSSEDLHKLWYVLLKEKNMLLTLEQESKRQRKPMPSPERLEKVETSMKNIDLVVREREIALRLLQTGHEKPVPGEWRHDFLGRTFWYSYKEWPIPWHLNKKHKKKRFYYLPHVNHFIRLRLEKTLRKRARQQSLERTRRKVLERKFPDLAVKSQSQ encoded by the exons ATGGGAGGACGCGGGGCgatggcggcggccgcggccaTGGCCGCGCTGGGCCGGACCCTCACGGCCgcgctccgcctgccccgggctcGGCCGGGACTCCCCGG GATGGCACTCAATCTGTACCACAAGAATCCACCAAAAATTGAGACCCTCCATCAGGTGAAGTTCCTGCACACAACTGTGTCTCGGAGAGGTCTGGAGGAGTTCTTTGATGATCCAggaaactggggggaaaaaactgtAAAGTCTG GGGATTCATGGAATATAAAGCAGCTAAGGGGCAAGAGTAGTGAAGACTTGCATAAACTTTG GTATGTCCTgctgaaagaaaagaacatgCTCTTAACTTTAGAGCAAGAGTCCAAACGACAGCGCAAGCCTATGCCAAGTCCAGAGCGCTTAGAAAAG GTAGAAACATCTATGAAAAATATAGATTTGGTtgtcagagaaagagaaattgcTTTGAGGCTTTTACAGACGGGCCATGAAAAGCCAGTCCCTGGCGAGTGGAGACACGACTTCCTGGGACGCACCTTCTG GTACAGTTACAAGGAATGGCCAATACCATGGCACTTgaacaaaaaacacaaaaagaagagATTCTATTACTTACCTCATGTGAATCACTTCATCAG ACTCAGACTTGAAAAAACCTTACGGAAAAGGGCAAGGCAGCAAAGCCTGGAGAGGACGAGGCGGAAGGTCTTGGAAAGGAAGTTCCCTGACCTTGCTGTGAAATCCCAGAGCCAGTAG